The following are encoded together in the Janthinobacterium sp. Marseille genome:
- the dnaN gene encoding DNA polymerase III subunit beta, whose translation MQLVKTQRDALLRPLQIVSGIVERRHTLPILANILIRKDGERVSFLSTDIEVQITTHAQVGSGNDVASTTVAARKLLDILRALPDSGDVSLTLANKRMTVQSGKSRFALQTLAAEEFPTVAQAEQYNAKVTLPQKTLKHLFNMVHFSMAQQDIRYYLNGLLLVVDGKNVIAVATDGHRLAFCQVATEQEFPRQEVIIPRKTIIELQRLLEENDQPVDLEIANNQVKLTFGDIELISKLVEGKFPDYTRVVPKGYKNNFTIGRDALLRSLQRAAIMTSDKFKGVRCIMSPGSMKISSTNADQEEAVEEIEIDYGGDSVDIGFNVTYLLDVLNNLKGDSINIALGDANSSALITVPDNPDFKYVVMPMRI comes from the coding sequence ATGCAATTGGTCAAAACCCAACGAGACGCGCTGTTACGTCCGCTGCAGATTGTGAGTGGTATTGTCGAGCGTCGGCACACATTGCCGATTCTGGCCAATATCCTCATTCGCAAGGATGGCGAGAGAGTCTCTTTCCTGTCGACCGACATTGAAGTGCAGATCACCACGCACGCCCAAGTCGGTAGCGGCAACGACGTTGCATCGACCACGGTTGCTGCACGTAAATTGCTCGACATCCTGCGCGCGCTGCCGGACTCCGGCGACGTTTCGCTGACACTTGCTAACAAGCGCATGACCGTGCAATCGGGCAAATCCCGTTTTGCATTGCAGACCCTGGCTGCCGAAGAATTCCCTACCGTCGCCCAAGCCGAGCAATACAACGCCAAAGTCACGCTGCCGCAAAAAACCTTGAAGCACCTGTTCAACATGGTCCACTTCTCGATGGCGCAGCAAGACATCCGTTACTACCTCAACGGCCTGTTGTTGGTGGTCGATGGCAAGAACGTGATTGCCGTGGCAACCGACGGTCACCGTCTGGCTTTCTGCCAGGTTGCAACCGAGCAGGAATTCCCACGCCAGGAAGTCATCATCCCGCGCAAAACCATCATCGAACTGCAACGCCTGCTGGAAGAAAACGACCAGCCGGTTGATCTGGAAATCGCCAACAACCAGGTCAAGCTGACTTTCGGCGACATCGAACTGATCTCGAAGCTGGTGGAAGGCAAGTTCCCGGATTACACCCGCGTCGTACCCAAGGGTTACAAGAACAACTTCACCATCGGCCGCGATGCCCTGCTGCGTTCGCTGCAGCGTGCCGCGATCATGACCTCGGACAAGTTCAAGGGCGTACGTTGCATCATGAGCCCGGGCAGCATGAAAATCAGTTCGACCAATGCCGACCAGGAAGAAGCAGTCGAAGAAATCGAAATCGATTACGGCGGCGATAGCGTCGATATCGGCTTCAACGTGACCTACTTACTGGACGTATTGAACAACCTGAAAGGCGACAGCATCAACATCGCCCTCGGCGATGCCAATTCGTCTGCACTGATCACGGTGCCGGATAATCCGGACTTCAAATACGTCGTCATGCCGATGCGTATTTAA
- the gyrB gene encoding DNA topoisomerase (ATP-hydrolyzing) subunit B — MSAIPNDNAPQPQSAQYGASSIQILEGLEAVRKRPGMYIGDTSDGTGLHHCVFEVLDNSIDESLAGHCTEIHVTIHSDNSISITDNGRGIPTGIKWDDKHEPKRSAAEIVMTELHAGGKFDQNSYKVSGGLHGVGVSCVNGLSKLLKLTIRRDGKKHEMEFVRGVPQNREVETIDGMVVSPIKVVGDTDKRGTEVHFWADEEIFTNVEFHYDILAKRIRELSFLNNGVHIKLSDQRTGKEEDFAFEGGTRGFVEYINKAKSVLHPTIFQATGERLSDQGTNITVDVSMQWNDAYNEQVLCFTNNIPQRDGGTHLTGLRAAMTRVINKYIDEHEFAKKAKVEISGDDMREGLTCVLSVKVPEPKFSSQTKDKLVSSEVRGPVEEIVAKTLADYLQEKPNDAKIICGKIVEAARAREAARKARDLTRRKGVMDGLGLSAKLADCQEKDPALCELYVVEGDSAGGSAKQGRDRKFQAILPLRGKVLNVEKARFEKMLASEQITTLIATLGTSIGADEFNIEKLRYHRIIIMTDADVDGAHIRTLLLTLLYRQMPQLVERGHVYIAQPPLYKVKHGKDERYLKDDVEEAVYMMQIALNDAALIPSEGAQPIAGDALAELVRQYNMANAIINRLTRAVDGAALTAIMTGVTLDLSSVEAAQASAQRLEQGINEPAVTVTVKSDELSGKHTLRINRMYHGNVKASSIDSDFVTGPDYTVLAAAAATFKGLIGPGALVQRGAGEKAKVSAISDFHQAMNWLRSEAERNVGKQRYKGLGEMNPEQLWETTMDPAVRRLLKVQIEDAIAADQIFTTLMGDDVEPRRAFIELNALSAGNIDI, encoded by the coding sequence ATGTCCGCGATCCCTAACGACAACGCCCCACAGCCGCAATCCGCTCAATACGGTGCGTCCTCCATCCAGATCCTCGAAGGGCTGGAAGCAGTGCGCAAGCGCCCAGGTATGTACATTGGTGATACGTCGGACGGTACCGGTCTGCACCACTGCGTGTTTGAAGTGCTGGATAACTCCATCGATGAATCGCTGGCCGGTCACTGCACCGAGATCCACGTCACCATCCATTCCGACAACTCCATCTCCATCACCGATAACGGTCGCGGCATCCCGACCGGCATCAAATGGGATGACAAGCACGAGCCGAAACGCAGCGCGGCGGAAATCGTCATGACCGAATTGCACGCAGGCGGCAAATTCGATCAAAACTCATACAAAGTCTCCGGCGGTTTGCACGGTGTGGGCGTGTCTTGCGTCAACGGTTTGTCGAAACTGCTGAAGCTCACCATCCGTCGCGATGGCAAAAAGCATGAAATGGAATTCGTGCGCGGCGTACCGCAAAACCGTGAAGTCGAAACCATCGACGGCATGGTCGTATCCCCAATCAAAGTCGTAGGCGATACCGACAAGCGCGGTACCGAAGTGCACTTCTGGGCGGATGAAGAAATCTTCACCAACGTCGAATTCCACTACGACATCCTGGCCAAGCGCATCCGCGAACTGTCCTTCCTCAATAACGGCGTGCACATCAAGCTCAGCGACCAGCGCACCGGCAAGGAAGAAGACTTCGCGTTCGAAGGCGGCACCCGCGGTTTTGTTGAATACATCAACAAAGCCAAGAGCGTGCTGCACCCGACCATTTTCCAGGCAACTGGCGAGCGTTTGTCGGACCAGGGCACCAACATCACGGTCGACGTTTCGATGCAATGGAACGACGCCTACAACGAACAGGTACTTTGCTTCACCAACAACATCCCGCAACGTGACGGTGGTACCCACCTGACCGGTTTGCGCGCGGCGATGACACGTGTCATCAACAAATACATCGACGAACACGAATTCGCGAAAAAAGCCAAAGTGGAAATCAGCGGCGACGACATGCGCGAGGGTTTGACCTGCGTATTGTCGGTCAAAGTGCCTGAACCTAAATTCAGCTCGCAAACCAAAGACAAACTGGTATCGAGCGAAGTGCGCGGCCCGGTTGAAGAAATCGTCGCGAAGACACTGGCTGATTACCTGCAAGAAAAACCAAACGACGCCAAAATCATTTGCGGCAAAATCGTTGAAGCCGCGCGTGCGCGTGAAGCAGCGCGTAAGGCACGAGACCTCACCCGTCGTAAAGGCGTGATGGATGGCCTCGGCCTCTCCGCCAAGCTGGCCGACTGCCAGGAAAAAGATCCGGCGCTGTGCGAACTCTACGTAGTCGAAGGTGACTCCGCGGGCGGCTCGGCGAAGCAAGGTCGCGACCGTAAATTCCAGGCCATCCTGCCACTGCGCGGTAAAGTCCTCAACGTGGAAAAAGCCCGCTTTGAAAAAATGCTGGCCAGCGAACAGATCACCACCTTGATCGCAACGCTGGGTACCAGCATCGGCGCGGATGAATTCAATATCGAAAAACTGCGCTACCACCGCATCATCATCATGACCGATGCGGACGTCGACGGCGCCCACATCCGCACCCTGCTGCTCACCCTGCTGTATCGCCAGATGCCGCAACTGGTAGAGCGCGGCCACGTCTACATCGCGCAACCGCCGCTGTACAAGGTTAAGCACGGCAAGGACGAACGTTATCTGAAAGATGACGTGGAAGAAGCCGTCTACATGATGCAAATCGCATTGAACGATGCAGCGTTGATCCCAAGCGAAGGCGCACAGCCTATCGCCGGCGACGCACTGGCTGAACTGGTTCGCCAGTACAACATGGCTAACGCCATCATCAACCGCCTGACCCGTGCAGTAGACGGCGCCGCCCTCACCGCCATCATGACCGGCGTCACGCTGGACCTGAGCTCGGTCGAAGCCGCACAAGCATCTGCCCAGAGACTGGAGCAAGGCATCAACGAACCAGCGGTGACGGTCACGGTGAAATCGGATGAACTGTCCGGCAAACACACCCTGCGCATCAACCGCATGTACCACGGCAACGTCAAAGCCAGCAGCATAGACAGCGATTTTGTCACCGGTCCTGACTACACGGTACTGGCAGCAGCGGCAGCAACCTTCAAAGGCCTCATTGGCCCAGGCGCATTGGTACAACGTGGTGCCGGTGAAAAAGCCAAAGTATCGGCCATCAGCGACTTCCATCAAGCGATGAACTGGCTGCGCAGCGAAGCAGAACGTAACGTCGGTAAACAGCGCTACAAAGGTCTGGGTGAAATGAACCCGGAACAACTGTGGGAAACAACGATGGACCCTGCTGTACGCCGCTTGTTAAAAGTGCAGATCGAAGACGCGATTGCTGCGGATCAGATCTTTACTACCTTGATGGGTGATGATGTTGAGCCGCGTCGGGCGTTTATTGAGTTGAATGCGCTTTCGGCGGGGAATATTGATATTTGA
- a CDS encoding SIR2 family protein, whose amino-acid sequence MDTFHNPDRFMSDLRQILSQGRKRIGLLVGAGAPLAIKVNALNRISDTGNSLIPGVEELTREALSGLTELQTTAVNALKLDLGAHANIETLLSRIRLLEQALGNTALNGLNGLGYAELGKAICREIGKVVGARLPDGPCSYTELVAWINGTLRSNPVEIFTTNYDLLFEESFERARAPYFDGFSGGSAPFFDPVTVAGDDLPPRWSRLWKLHGSIGWALESGAVVRGRGREATQLVYPDHLKYDLTQKQPYSALFERLKTFLLTPDTLLLATGFSFRDAHICAVLDEALAMNSNSAVFAFQYQSMEQETAACRLAYDRPNLTVYAADGAVVNGIPGMWRLGDSSKSWEDVRASFWGSKGAGHADGFLLGDFAHFARFCALAQATSLTRSPETFEEPLEATVPPVVP is encoded by the coding sequence GTGGATACATTTCATAATCCAGATCGGTTTATGTCTGACTTGCGGCAAATTTTGTCGCAAGGAAGAAAACGAATCGGTTTACTTGTAGGTGCGGGCGCTCCTCTTGCCATTAAAGTCAATGCGTTAAATCGAATCAGCGACACGGGTAATTCATTGATACCTGGCGTTGAAGAGTTAACTAGGGAGGCTCTTAGCGGTTTAACCGAACTACAGACGACTGCTGTCAATGCGCTTAAACTAGATTTGGGCGCTCACGCAAATATAGAAACTCTACTTTCGCGAATTCGGCTTTTAGAACAAGCTCTCGGAAATACTGCACTCAACGGTTTGAATGGACTCGGATACGCCGAGCTTGGTAAAGCGATTTGCCGCGAGATAGGCAAAGTCGTAGGTGCACGTTTACCAGATGGTCCTTGTTCTTACACGGAGCTTGTAGCGTGGATTAACGGTACTTTGCGTAGCAATCCGGTTGAAATATTTACTACCAACTATGATTTGTTATTCGAAGAGTCTTTTGAGCGCGCACGTGCACCATATTTCGATGGTTTTTCGGGAGGTAGTGCGCCGTTTTTCGACCCTGTGACTGTTGCGGGCGACGATCTACCGCCTAGATGGTCAAGGCTATGGAAGTTGCACGGTTCAATAGGTTGGGCTTTGGAGAGCGGTGCTGTGGTGCGAGGCCGTGGCCGCGAAGCGACCCAACTCGTTTATCCAGATCATCTTAAGTATGACTTGACCCAAAAGCAGCCATATTCGGCACTGTTTGAACGGTTAAAGACATTTCTTCTTACTCCTGACACTTTACTATTAGCCACCGGTTTTTCATTCCGAGATGCGCATATTTGCGCAGTGCTAGATGAAGCTCTTGCAATGAATTCAAACAGCGCTGTGTTTGCGTTTCAGTATCAGTCGATGGAACAAGAAACTGCTGCATGCCGACTTGCATATGATCGGCCAAATCTAACGGTTTATGCCGCAGACGGAGCTGTTGTTAATGGAATTCCTGGCATGTGGCGATTAGGAGACTCTTCCAAAAGTTGGGAAGATGTGCGGGCTAGCTTTTGGGGTTCAAAAGGAGCAGGACACGCGGATGGCTTCTTGCTAGGAGATTTCGCGCACTTTGCGCGATTCTGCGCATTAGCTCAAGCGACTAGTCTTACACGTAGCCCAGAAACATTTGAAGAGCCTCTAGAGGCTACTGTACCTCCGGTCGTGCCATGA
- a CDS encoding ATP-binding protein gives MNESDPTYLGAVSAVSGASITVKLAESLASGLAIIKGHTYRVGQVGSFVRIPQGYQDLYGVVCEVGATASPNLESIKDHGRWMRIELAGESIGNRFERGLSQHPNINDAVHIVTETDLLRIYGYGGDDQVLVGTLSSAENIEVRLSLDALVTRHSAILGSTGSGKSTTVASLLRSIVRPNMDTGSPGARILLLDIHGEYASAFGDIARVFSTTPQPGQQPLFVPYWALEADDLLNFVVGALSDNQEIAFTDKIQEMKASLLESRAFAGLDPSSLTVDTPIPFSLKKLWYDLINFEVTTFTGTLRDQPALEDAGDADGMIQPRYTPHAMGNVGPFTNTAAKGIRRQLNLLRSRLLDRRYDFILHPGPWEPDLSGNAEADLDLLLQGWLGHDRQITILDLSGVPSTVLIRLIGSILKIVYEALFWSREKTEGGVLRPLLVVMEEAHRYLGADTDTAASDVVKRIAKEGRKYGIGAMVVSQRPSEVDETVLSQCGTIIALRLSNPADRARVKGALPDNLSGLMDLLPVLRTGEAIIAGEAARLPVRCRVSLPAASHQPRSADPKVTEAWASRRVAEGYDRVVASWRAQRTLAVAVEKRIPRTPVTDTPLDEGNS, from the coding sequence ATGAATGAAAGCGACCCAACGTATCTTGGAGCTGTTAGTGCGGTATCTGGAGCTTCGATCACGGTCAAATTAGCCGAGTCGCTAGCCTCTGGATTGGCAATAATCAAAGGGCACACCTATCGTGTCGGCCAAGTAGGAAGTTTTGTCCGTATTCCGCAAGGCTATCAAGACCTTTATGGTGTCGTATGCGAAGTCGGAGCAACAGCTTCTCCGAACCTAGAATCTATCAAAGATCATGGCAGATGGATGCGTATAGAACTCGCAGGCGAATCCATTGGAAATCGCTTTGAACGAGGGCTAAGCCAACATCCTAATATCAACGACGCTGTTCATATAGTTACCGAAACTGATCTTCTTCGAATTTATGGCTATGGAGGTGATGACCAAGTTCTAGTGGGCACCCTTTCGAGCGCAGAGAATATCGAAGTTCGCTTATCGTTGGATGCTCTGGTTACAAGGCATAGTGCGATTCTTGGGTCGACCGGATCGGGCAAGTCGACGACGGTTGCGAGCTTGTTACGTTCAATTGTTCGCCCAAATATGGATACTGGATCTCCCGGTGCCCGTATTCTTTTACTAGATATACATGGGGAATACGCGTCGGCGTTTGGGGATATTGCCAGAGTTTTTAGTACAACCCCTCAACCTGGTCAACAACCGTTATTTGTGCCGTATTGGGCATTAGAAGCAGATGATTTACTCAATTTTGTAGTGGGAGCCCTAAGCGATAATCAAGAGATTGCATTCACGGATAAAATTCAGGAAATGAAAGCCTCGCTACTTGAAAGTCGAGCTTTTGCAGGACTTGATCCAAGTTCACTTACGGTGGATACGCCAATACCTTTCAGTTTAAAAAAGCTTTGGTATGACCTAATTAATTTCGAAGTAACTACTTTTACGGGCACTCTACGTGACCAGCCAGCATTAGAAGATGCAGGGGATGCGGATGGAATGATCCAACCACGTTACACACCGCATGCTATGGGTAACGTCGGGCCGTTTACTAATACTGCTGCTAAGGGGATCCGGCGTCAGTTAAATCTTTTGCGCTCGCGCTTACTTGATCGTCGGTACGATTTCATTTTACATCCTGGCCCTTGGGAACCTGACTTAAGTGGGAACGCGGAAGCTGATTTAGATTTACTTTTGCAAGGATGGCTTGGACATGATCGTCAAATTACTATTCTCGATCTTTCTGGTGTCCCCAGCACTGTATTGATACGTTTAATCGGATCGATTCTTAAAATCGTTTATGAAGCTTTGTTTTGGAGTCGCGAAAAAACTGAGGGGGGGGTACTACGACCGCTGCTAGTAGTAATGGAAGAAGCACATCGCTATTTGGGTGCGGACACCGATACTGCCGCATCTGACGTCGTAAAACGTATTGCGAAAGAAGGCAGAAAGTACGGAATAGGCGCTATGGTTGTATCGCAGCGTCCTTCGGAAGTTGATGAGACAGTGCTTTCCCAATGTGGGACTATTATTGCTCTGAGACTTTCTAATCCTGCGGATAGAGCTCGCGTGAAAGGCGCGCTTCCAGACAATCTTTCTGGATTAATGGATTTGCTGCCGGTACTTCGCACAGGAGAGGCAATTATTGCTGGAGAAGCTGCTCGGTTACCTGTTCGGTGCAGAGTTTCTTTGCCCGCAGCATCCCATCAACCTCGGAGCGCGGATCCAAAAGTGACAGAAGCATGGGCATCACGTAGAGTTGCCGAGGGATACGACCGTGTGGTCGCTTCATGGAGAGCGCAACGAACACTGGCCGTCGCTGTGGAAAAACGGATACCGAGAACTCCTGTAACTGATACACCTTTAGACGAAGGCAACTCATGA
- a CDS encoding KTSC domain-containing protein → MNRDFVASSNLTSIGYDEPSQTLEVEFSSGAIYQYYNVTVVLFEQLMQSPSKGQFLSMYIKNVYPFSRVG, encoded by the coding sequence ATGAATCGTGATTTTGTAGCCTCATCCAATTTGACATCTATCGGTTACGATGAGCCGTCTCAAACTCTTGAGGTAGAGTTTTCTAGTGGGGCGATCTATCAGTACTACAACGTAACGGTTGTGCTTTTTGAACAGCTAATGCAATCGCCTTCAAAGGGGCAGTTCTTAAGCATGTATATAAAGAATGTCTATCCTTTTTCTCGAGTGGGCTGA